The following proteins are co-located in the Synchiropus splendidus isolate RoL2022-P1 chromosome 14, RoL_Sspl_1.0, whole genome shotgun sequence genome:
- the LOC128770757 gene encoding methionine aminopeptidase 2-like, giving the protein MEQLQPPLLNGEDLEEERDAESSESTKKKRRRKKRSRVSAGTNEAEGDEGEAGGVGDVRKELEQQTLEDRGREEDGEEEGEDGENAAEKKKKKKKKKKTSKGQTDPPSIPICELYPNGDFPKGEECEYPPSKDGRSAAWRTSSEEKRVLDKANEEMWNDFRQAAEAHRQVRSYVRSWIQPGMAMIDICERLENCSRRLIKENGLKAGLAFPTGCSINHCAAHYTPNAGDPTVLRYDDVCKIDFGTHINGRIIDCAFTVTFNPKFDGLLEAVRDATNTGIKFAGIDVRLCDVGETIQEVMESYEVEIDGKTYQVKPIRNLNGHSIGPYRIHSGKTVPIVKGGEATRMEEGEAYAIETFGSTGRGAVHDDMECSHYMKNFNVGHVPIRLPRAKHLLNVINENFGTLAFCRRWLDRLGESKYLMALKNLSDLGIIDPYPPLCDIKGSYTAQYEHTILLRPTCKEVVSRGDDY; this is encoded by the exons atggagcagctgcagccgcCACTTCTCAACGGAGAAGATCtggaagaggagagagatgcagagAGCTCGGAGTCcacgaagaagaagaggaggaggaagaagaggagcagagtgtCAG CAGGGACGAACGAGGCTGAGGGGGATGAGGGTGAAGCCGGAGGTGTTGGTGATGTGAGAAAAGAGTTGGAGCAGCAAACGCTGgaagacagaggaagagaggaggatggagaagaaG agggagaggatggagagaacgcagctgagaaaaagaaaaagaagaagaaaaagaaaaaaactt CGAAGGGACAGACTGACCCTCCCTCAATCCCTATTTGTGAGCTCTATCCCAACGGAGACTTTCCAAAAGGAGAGGAGTGTGAATATCCGCCGTCCAAAGACGG GCGCAGCGCCGCGTGGCGGACCTCCAGTGAGGAGAAGAGAGTGCTTGACAAGGCAAATGAGGAGATGTGGAATGACTTCAGACAGGCTGCTGAAGCCCACCGACAGGTTCGCTCCTACGTCAGGAGCTGGATCCAGCCTGGGATGGCGATGATCGACATCTG CGAGAGACTTGAGAACTGCTCCCGGAGGCTCATCAAGGAAAACGGACTCAAAGCAGGACTGGCCTTCCCCACGGGCTGCTCCATCAACCACTGTGCTGCTCACTACACCCCTAATGCTGGAGACCCCACAGTGCTGCGCTACGAcgacgtctgcaagatcgacTTTGGGACGCACATCAATG GTCGAATAATAGACTGTGCCTTCACTGTCACCTTCAATCCAAAGTTTGATGGGCTGCTGGAAGCTGTGAGGGATGCAACAAACACTGGCATCAAG TTTGCAGGAATTGACGTGCGTCTGTGTGACGTTGGAGAAACCATCCAGGAGGTCATGGAGTCGTACGAGGTGGAGATTGATGGAAAAACGTATCAAG TGAAGCCAATAAGGAACCTCAATGGTCACTCCATCGGCCCCTACAGGATACACTCAGGAAAGACCGTCCCCATTGTGAAAGGCGGGGAAGCCACGCGGATGGAG GAAGGGGAAGCGTACGCTATCGAGACGTTCGGCAGCACCGGAAGAGGGGCAGTGCACGATGACATGGAGTGCTCTCACTACATGAAAAACTTCAATGTTGGACATGTCCCCATCAG ACTTCCAAGGGCTAAACATCTCCTCAATGTGATCAATGAGAACTTCGGCACTCTGGCCTTTTGCCGTCGCTGGCTGGACCGCTTGGGCGAGAGCAAGTACCTGATGGCGCTAAAGAACCTGTCGGACCTCGGCATCATCGACCCCTATCCTCCTCTCTGTGATATCAAGGGCAGCTACACGGCCCAGTACGAGCACACCATCCTTCTCAGGCCCACGTGCAAGGAGGTCGTGAGTCGAGGGGACGACTACTGA
- the LOC128770762 gene encoding netrin-4-like: MRLWTILVLVTARTSSVWTETSKPKGPGGDSRCFNRACNPRMGNLSKGRVWTTRSVCGSNSTESFCFYKETCSTVKCGKCNAAIPSLAHPPSAMSDSSFRNPDTWWQSAEGVKEETLQLDLETEFLFTHIILVFRSPRPGAMTLERSQDRGRTWKTLSYFAKDCEETFGLDESFPVGGSEPTCSSKYSGAFPCTRGEVIYRALPPWLSMDPYGPAARDQLMVTNLRVRLTQHQQCPCQAKQPSPDPLSTQHFAIYDFVVKGSCLCNGHADQCVPAKGYQPVQHRPGNMVHGKCVCRHNTAGDHCERCAPLYNDRPWRAANGITASPQQCQKCKCNGHAKSCHFSRTLWLASGRRSGGVCDDCRHNTEGRNCQECRKGFFRDPSLPKTAPDSCKPCSCHPAGSILTGGMALCDPASGECTCKPGVRGPRCESCSVGYWGLHEYGCRPCDCTGDCDSYTGDCISGSDVEVFYSAPGHMGRRSNHSGTTLFRAEELFSALHHSEKCECVEVSLGSPKLFCAAEYDFVLVVIVHSAHDKGSHAEVEVKVRKVLYQAPQVKIQKGSVILYPESWTAQGCTCPVLNPGLEYVIAGHEDWRTGRLMVNTKSLVVSWKSTLARKLLHILRKDCGR; the protein is encoded by the exons ATGAGACTGTGGACTATACTCGTCCTCGTCACGGCGCGCACATCTTCTGTTTGGACCG AAACATCAAAACCAAAAGGTCCAGGCGGAGACAGCCGCTGTTTCAACCGAGCCTGTAACCCCCGCATGGGTAACTTGTCCAAGGGTCGTGTGTGGACCACCCGCTCCGTCTGTGGGTCCAACTCCACCGAGTCTTTCTGCTTCTACAAGGAAACGTGCTCGACTGTTAAATGCGGCAAGTGCAACGCTGCCATCCCCAGTCTGGCGCACCCTCCCTCCGCCATGAGCGACTCGTCCTTCCGAAACCCGGACACCTGGTGGCAGTCGGCGGAGGGGGTGAAGGAGGAGACCCTGCAGCTGGACCTGGAGACCGAGTTCCTCTTCACCCACATCATCCTGGTGTTTCGGTCCCCGCGACCCGGTGCCATGACGCTGGAGCGATCCCAGGACCGAGGACGCACGTGGAAGACACTCAGCTACTTCGCCAAAGACTGTGAGGAGACTTTCGGACTGGACGAGTCGTTTCCAGTGGGAGGGAGCGAGCCAACCTGCTCCTCCAAGTACTCCGGAGCCTTTCCCTGTACTCGAGGGGAG GTGATCTACCGAGCGCTGCCTCCCTGGCTGTCCATGGATCCCTACGGCCCAGCGGCCCGTGACCAGCTGATGGTCACCAACTTGCGGGTCCGACTGACGCAGCACCAGCAGTGCCCCTGCCAGGCCAAGCAGCCCAGCCCCGACCCTCTCTCCACCCAGCACTTTGCCATCTACGATTTCGTTGTCAAGGGGAGTTGTCTTTGCAACGGACATGCTGACCAGTGCGTTCCAGCCAAGGGCTACCAACCTGTGCAGCACCGGCCTGGAAACATG GTTCACGGGAAGTGTGTCTGCAGGCACAACACGGCAGGTGACCACTGCGAGCGCTGCGCCCCGCTGTACAACGACCGTCCCTGGAGGGCGGCCAACGGCATCACTGCGTCACCCCAACAGTGCCAGA AGTGCAAATGCAACGGTCACGCCAAAAGCTGCCACTTCAGTCGAACACTGTGGCTAGCGTCCGGACGGCGCAGCGGAGGAGTGTGCGACGACTGCCGCCACAACACCGAAGGCCGCAACTGCCAGGAGTGTAGGAAGGGTTTCTTCAGAGACCCCAGTCTTCCCAAAACTGCCCCCGACTCCTGCAAGC CTTGTTCCTGCCACCCAGCAGGCTCCATCCTCACAGGTGGCATGGCCCTGTGTGACCCAGCCAGTGGGGAGTGCACCTGTAAACCTGGCGTCAGGGGCCCCCGCTGTGAGAGCTGCAGCGTGGGATACTGGGGTCTCCATGAATATGGCTGCCGTCCGTGTGACTGCACGGGGGACTGTGACTCTTACACCGGTGACTGCATTTCTGG CTCCGATGTGGAGGTCTTCTATTCGGCACCCGGTCACATGGGACGCCGCAGCAATCATAGTGGGACGACTCTGTTCAGGGCTGAGGAGCTTTTCTCTGCACTGCACCACTCCG AGAAATGTGAATGTGTGGAAGTCTCTCTGGGCAGTCCTAAACTCTTCTGTGCTGCTGAGTATGATTTTG TGCTGGTGGTCATAGTCCACTCGGCGCACGACAAAGGCTCCCATGCAGAGGTGGAGGTCAAGGTTCGGAAGGTTCTGTACCAAGCCCCTCAGGTGAAGATCCAGAAGGGAAGTGTCATTCTTTACCCAGAGTCCTGGACCGCCCAAGGTTGCACCTGCCCGGTCTTAAACCCAG GATTGGAGTACGTGATAGCGGGTCATGAGGACTGGAGGACTGGTCGACTGATGGTGAACACCAAGAGTCTTGTTGTGTCGTGGAAGTCGACTCTGGCGCGCAAACTGCTGCACATTCTCAGAAAAGACTGCGGCCGCTGA